The following DNA comes from Pseudomonas sp. Tri1.
CGGTGTGCATCAGTTGGATACTCCCAGTTCCACAACATTATTGGAGGGCCGGGAGGTAGCAGCAGGAGGTCGCTTCAGGACGACATCCCGGGGGCCGTAAGCTGTTTGCACGCCGTTCTCGAGGATCAGCACCTGATCGATCACCGCCAGAATATTGGTGCGATGGGCAATCACCACCACGATTGCGCCACGGGCCTTGAGCGCCAGGATGGCCTTGGCCAGCGCCTGTTCGCCTTCGGCATCGAGGTTTGAATTTGGCTCGTCCAGCACCACCAGGAACGGGTCACCGAACAATGCCCTGGCCAGGGCCACCCGTTGTCGTTGGCCGGCCGAGAGGTTGATACCCCCCTCGCCCACTTGAGTCTCATAACCTTGGGGCAACTGCAGAATCAGCTCATGGACCCCGGCTAACTGCGCAGCGCTGACAATCGCGCTGTCCTGTGCCGAGGGGTCCAACCGGGCGATGTTCTGGGCGACGGTTCCGGTAAACAGCCCAACGCTTTGCGGCAGATAACCGATCAACGTACCTCGCGCCTGTTCGGTCAGCAGATCCAGCGGCGCGCCATCGAGCCGGACATGCCCCCGCGCCGGCGCCCAGGCGTTGACCAGCACGCGCGCCAATGACGACTTGCCCGATGCGCTCGGCCCCACCACACCAACGGCAGTGCCCGCAGCGACCATGAAGTTGATATTTTGCAAAGTCAGGCGCTGCGTGCCGGGCGGCGCGGCAAAAACACTTTCGACCCGCAAACTGCGATGGGCAATGGGCAGCTCGGTCTTGCTCTGGGCATCCGGGAACAGAGAGAACACTTCCAACAGCTTTTTCCAGGCGATCTGGGCACCCAACAGGCTGCGCCACGTGGCAATGACCTGCTCCGCCGGTGCCAGGGTGCGTGCCACAATAATCGAGGCGGCGATCATCGTGCCGCCGCTCAAGTCGCCTTTGATCACCAGCCACGCCCCCAGGGCCAGGGCGGCCGACTGAACGACTTGGCGCAGGGTTTTGGAAATGCCGCCGTAAAAGCCGCCGATGTCGATCGAGCGTCGTTGCAGGGTGATGAAGGCACTGTGATTTTTCTGCCAGATATTCGACGCGTTAGCCAACATGCCCATGGCCATCAGCGCTTCGGCATTCTGGTGGGCTTGCTGGCCTAGATGATTGCGCTTGTTCAGCGCATCGGCCGAAGCCTGCATCAGCTTGCGGGTTTGCCGATCAGTGATTACGGTCAAACTGATAAGGACACTCATCAGGCCGACGGTCAAAAGACCAAACAGCGGGTGGATATAAAAGCAGACCGCGAGGTAAACCGGCATCCAGGGCAAATCGAAAAAAGCCACCAGACCTGGTCCGCCAATAAAACCGCGAATCTGGTCCAGCTCCTGGGCCGGTTTCAAGGCATCGCCGGTAATGGGGGTCTTCAGCGACGCGCCAGCAATGACATTGAAGACCTTGGAGGACAGCGCCAGATCCAGTGAGGAAGCAATTCGCACCATGACGCGGGAGCGAATGACATCCAGCAGGCCTGAAAGCGCATAAACCCCCAGCGCTAGCAGCCCCAGGGCGACCAGGGTCGGCACGCTCTGGCTGGGAATGACCCGGTCATACACTTCCAGCATGAACAGCGGGCCGATCAGCGCCAGAATATTGATCACACCGGAAAACAGCGCAGCGCCCAGCAGACCTCGACGCAGTACCAATTTCAATGAAGGCGCGACAATAGGCGCACTGACAGCGTTATGGGGTTTCAAACTGGTATCCGTCCCTTGGTTTTCGTGACATCCCTGTCGTCAATACAGACTCGATGACAGTCGTATGGAAACTTGACGCTCGTTGAGCGATTTGGACTGAAGTGCAAGTTCCGCACCAGCCAGCCGACAGACGGTAGTTACCGGTGAAGAATTTCACGCATAAAAAAACCGACGCCTCAGGACGTCGGTTTTTTTGAAACAGCCAGCTATCAGGTCATCTGAATGATGGTCTGCATGATGGTGCTCTGGGTGGAGATGGTCTTGGCGTTCGCCTGGTAGTTGCTCTGGGCCTTGATCAGCTCGACCAGCTCATTGGTCAAGTTGACGTTGGACTCTTCCAGGGAGTTGGAGACGATCGAACCCAGGGTGCCGGTCTGTGGGGCATCGTAGCCT
Coding sequences within:
- a CDS encoding type I secretion system permease/ATPase gives rise to the protein MKPHNAVSAPIVAPSLKLVLRRGLLGAALFSGVINILALIGPLFMLEVYDRVIPSQSVPTLVALGLLALGVYALSGLLDVIRSRVMVRIASSLDLALSSKVFNVIAGASLKTPITGDALKPAQELDQIRGFIGGPGLVAFFDLPWMPVYLAVCFYIHPLFGLLTVGLMSVLISLTVITDRQTRKLMQASADALNKRNHLGQQAHQNAEALMAMGMLANASNIWQKNHSAFITLQRRSIDIGGFYGGISKTLRQVVQSAALALGAWLVIKGDLSGGTMIAASIIVARTLAPAEQVIATWRSLLGAQIAWKKLLEVFSLFPDAQSKTELPIAHRSLRVESVFAAPPGTQRLTLQNINFMVAAGTAVGVVGPSASGKSSLARVLVNAWAPARGHVRLDGAPLDLLTEQARGTLIGYLPQSVGLFTGTVAQNIARLDPSAQDSAIVSAAQLAGVHELILQLPQGYETQVGEGGINLSAGQRQRVALARALFGDPFLVVLDEPNSNLDAEGEQALAKAILALKARGAIVVVIAHRTNILAVIDQVLILENGVQTAYGPRDVVLKRPPAATSRPSNNVVELGVSN